A single genomic interval of Gemmatimonadales bacterium harbors:
- a CDS encoding lysylphosphatidylglycerol synthase transmembrane domain-containing protein, whose product MSRSVRIGAFLLGATLLTVLILHSGPAMLWRTLRDSIWVVGPLVVLWAVVYACNTRAWQLLIPHRPPQFTFWRAYLLSISSFAMNYATPIFSLGGEPLKVTGATPLLGRHRAMGSVVGFRFLHAISHIIVFLLAVIPAAVLLPHTFPVMAILLVSALALSLVATYLLSQHRGGIFERGVAVLSRLGPLRRVARRLEENRPRLQELDRELTAIHAAPGQFKWAVATEVAGRILSTLEFTIILYGLGLGLDFARGFVIANISSLFTNLLFFLPFEMGSKEGGAFVVFAWLGFDPKLGTTAALLSRVRELAWTGIGLTALLLSGGGAREAPHVGK is encoded by the coding sequence ATGAGCCGGTCGGTTCGCATCGGCGCATTCCTGCTCGGTGCGACCTTGCTGACCGTCCTGATCCTCCACAGCGGGCCGGCGATGCTCTGGCGCACGCTGCGTGATTCGATCTGGGTCGTTGGTCCGCTGGTCGTGCTCTGGGCGGTGGTGTATGCCTGCAATACTCGCGCGTGGCAGTTGCTCATCCCGCATCGGCCGCCACAGTTCACCTTCTGGCGGGCGTACCTGCTCTCGATCAGCTCGTTCGCAATGAACTACGCGACGCCGATCTTCTCGCTCGGTGGCGAACCACTCAAGGTGACCGGGGCCACGCCGCTGCTCGGTCGCCACCGTGCCATGGGCTCGGTGGTCGGATTCCGGTTCCTCCACGCGATCTCGCACATCATTGTCTTCCTGCTCGCGGTCATCCCTGCCGCGGTCCTGCTGCCGCACACCTTCCCCGTCATGGCCATTCTGCTGGTGTCGGCGCTGGCGCTGTCCCTGGTCGCCACATACCTCCTTTCGCAGCATCGGGGCGGCATATTCGAGCGAGGGGTGGCGGTCCTGAGCCGCCTCGGTCCGTTGCGCAGGGTCGCGCGGCGCCTTGAAGAGAACCGTCCGCGCCTGCAGGAACTCGACCGCGAACTGACCGCGATTCACGCGGCCCCGGGGCAATTCAAATGGGCGGTCGCGACGGAGGTTGCCGGGCGGATCCTTTCCACCCTCGAGTTCACCATCATCCTGTACGGGCTCGGGCTTGGGCTCGACTTCGCGCGCGGGTTCGTGATCGCGAATATCTCGTCGCTCTTCACCAACCTGTTGTTCTTCCTGCCGTTCGAGATGGGATCAAAGGAGGGTGGTGCGTTCGTCGTGTTTGCGTGGCTCGGGTTCGATCCGAAGCTCGGGACCACGGCCGCGCTCCTCTCGCGCGTTCGCGAATTGGCGTGGACCGGGATCGGCCTCACGGCGCTGCTGCTCAGTGGTGGTGGGGCGCGCGAGGCTCCGCACGTCGGGAAGTAG
- the plsY gene encoding glycerol-3-phosphate 1-O-acyltransferase PlsY has product MTMTWGIAAAASYFLGAIPTSYLVARAARGLDLRMVGSGNLGATNLYRMLGWKYAFPVALFDACKGAIPVAVFGPWIHAGMVGSLVLGFIAVIGHVFSVFVRFRGGKGVATSAGVVFGLAPAAFAAALAIWGATLALSGYVSLASIIAAAILPAAIWFLDPMRRGLAGWFAALAVLVIWMHRGNIRRLLNGTENRFGRAEPLARGTQ; this is encoded by the coding sequence ATGACGATGACGTGGGGAATCGCCGCCGCGGCGTCGTACTTTCTCGGCGCGATTCCCACGTCATATCTGGTAGCGCGTGCCGCGCGCGGCCTCGATCTCCGGATGGTCGGCAGCGGCAATCTCGGCGCGACCAATCTCTATCGGATGCTCGGCTGGAAATACGCCTTTCCGGTGGCGCTCTTCGATGCGTGCAAAGGCGCCATTCCGGTGGCCGTCTTCGGCCCGTGGATCCATGCGGGAATGGTCGGATCACTCGTCCTCGGCTTCATCGCGGTGATCGGTCACGTCTTCTCGGTCTTCGTTCGATTTCGCGGCGGAAAAGGCGTGGCCACCAGCGCCGGCGTTGTCTTCGGCCTTGCGCCCGCCGCTTTCGCCGCCGCGCTCGCCATCTGGGGCGCGACACTGGCACTCTCGGGGTATGTCTCCCTAGCAAGCATCATCGCCGCCGCGATCCTCCCCGCTGCCATCTGGTTTCTCGATCCGATGCGCCGCGGGTTGGCTGGGTGGTTCGCCGCGCTTGCGGTGCTGGTGATCTGGATGCATCGCGGCAACATCCGTCGCCTGCTCAACGGGACGGAGAATCGCTTTGGGCGTGCTGAGCCGCTCGCGCGGGGAACCCAGTGA
- a CDS encoding MerR family transcriptional regulator has translation MTLPHPVQQFFSIGEVCALTDLKPHVLRYWESQFRFLNPAKNRSGNRVYKAREVELIMLVKHLLYTEKFTIDGARQRLDHYRQTGEIKAAAKDAMRFETVNDVRRALADVLRVLDGGQPVETVPAPTVSEPAESVSVRSVDTAASVRPALEDSHAARGTTSHGEQLTLA, from the coding sequence ATGACACTGCCGCATCCGGTGCAGCAATTCTTTTCGATCGGGGAGGTCTGCGCGCTCACCGACCTCAAGCCACATGTCCTGCGATACTGGGAAAGCCAGTTCCGCTTTCTCAACCCGGCGAAGAACCGATCGGGAAACCGGGTGTACAAGGCGCGCGAGGTCGAGCTGATCATGCTGGTCAAGCACCTGCTCTACACCGAGAAGTTCACCATTGACGGAGCGCGCCAGCGCCTCGACCACTACCGGCAGACGGGCGAGATCAAGGCGGCGGCGAAGGATGCCATGCGCTTCGAAACGGTGAATGATGTGCGGCGGGCTTTGGCTGACGTCCTTCGGGTTCTCGATGGCGGCCAACCGGTGGAGACGGTGCCGGCGCCAACAGTATCTGAACCGGCGGAATCTGTCAGCGTAAGGTCCGTGGACACTGCCGCATCCGTGCGGCCAGCACTCGAGGATTCGCACGCCGCGCGCGGGACCACTTCGCACGGAGAACAACTGACCCTGGCCTGA
- the der gene encoding ribosome biogenesis GTPase Der: protein MNKPTMAIVGRPNVGKSTLFNRLVGGREAIVSDRAGTTRDRHFGDATWNGRDFWVVDTGGLVPDSDETMDRAIREQVERAVAEADLVLLLVDGSDGINPIDEDIALRLRRSGRAVMLAVNKLDELRLHDARFPFYALGLGEPWPVSAATGQGSGDLLDAIVEALPEAKNEDAPDTIRVAIVGRPNVGKSSLANRLLGEERHVVTPIAGTTRDAIDSNLQYHGKTLTFIDTAGLRRKAKVEDNLEFYSGMRTERALGRAEVCLLVVDAAIGLHNQDLRIATEAWERGCGLIIVVNKWDLVEEKDANTAERGKALLVEKAPFLENVPFVYVSAVTGQRVRKLLDLIITVEEGRTHRVPTAEVNRVLQELLARAAPPQKEGEEVKLLYAAQIGTAPPAIAIVSNRPEAIPESYQRYLVRGFREAWGFTGAPLRLTLSRRGSKPK from the coding sequence ATGAACAAACCAACGATGGCAATCGTCGGCCGTCCGAATGTCGGCAAGTCGACCTTGTTCAACCGCTTGGTCGGCGGGCGCGAGGCGATCGTCTCGGATCGCGCCGGCACCACGCGGGATCGCCACTTCGGCGACGCCACATGGAATGGCCGTGATTTCTGGGTCGTCGACACCGGTGGCCTCGTTCCCGATTCCGACGAGACGATGGACCGGGCGATCCGCGAGCAGGTCGAGCGCGCCGTCGCGGAGGCGGATCTCGTGCTCCTGCTGGTCGATGGCAGTGACGGCATCAATCCGATCGACGAGGATATCGCCCTGCGCCTCCGCCGCTCGGGGCGAGCGGTGATGCTCGCGGTCAACAAGCTCGATGAGTTGCGCCTGCACGACGCCCGCTTCCCGTTCTACGCACTCGGGCTGGGTGAGCCGTGGCCGGTTTCCGCGGCGACCGGGCAGGGGAGCGGCGACCTGCTCGATGCCATCGTCGAGGCGCTTCCCGAAGCGAAAAACGAGGACGCGCCGGATACCATCCGTGTCGCGATCGTCGGACGACCGAATGTGGGGAAGTCGTCGCTCGCCAACCGGCTCCTCGGCGAGGAGCGGCATGTCGTCACGCCGATCGCCGGAACGACGCGCGACGCCATCGACTCGAATCTCCAGTACCACGGCAAGACGCTCACCTTCATCGATACTGCGGGATTGCGTCGCAAGGCAAAGGTGGAGGACAATCTCGAGTTCTATTCCGGCATGCGCACCGAACGCGCGCTGGGACGGGCAGAGGTCTGCCTGCTGGTGGTTGACGCCGCGATCGGTCTCCACAACCAGGATTTGCGCATTGCCACCGAAGCGTGGGAACGCGGATGCGGGCTGATCATCGTCGTCAACAAGTGGGATCTCGTCGAGGAGAAGGACGCCAACACCGCCGAACGCGGCAAGGCACTGCTGGTGGAGAAGGCGCCGTTTCTCGAGAATGTCCCGTTCGTCTACGTCTCGGCAGTGACCGGGCAGCGGGTCCGCAAGCTGCTCGATCTGATCATCACCGTGGAGGAGGGGCGCACCCATCGCGTGCCGACCGCCGAGGTGAATCGCGTGCTGCAGGAATTGCTGGCGCGTGCCGCACCACCACAGAAGGAAGGTGAGGAGGTCAAGCTGCTGTACGCCGCGCAGATCGGCACGGCGCCGCCGGCGATCGCGATCGTCAGTAATCGGCCGGAGGCGATTCCCGAATCGTACCAGCGATATCTCGTCCGCGGATTCCGTGAAGCATGGGGATTCACTGGCGCGCCGCTGCGACTGACGCTTTCACGGCGGGGCAGCAAGCCAAAATGA
- a CDS encoding DUF512 domain-containing protein, translating into MAHADDPGSLPLIKVTSIEHGSIGEAIGLLPDSELLTVDGQELEDFLDWEFLTSEEEFSLVYRNPGAADEFEVEVSRPIEERLGVDVEAARIRRCANRCDFCFVEGNPDGVRDVLYIRDDDYRLSFRYGNFATLTNLKDHDTDRIIRYRLSPLYVSVHATDPQVRRWVLRNPQAPEIIPQLRHFADHGIEFHTQIVMSPGVNDGVALQQTLDELWQFGPAVLSVSVVPVGLTEFSKHHLVREPTEAECRAAVVLVEAAADRARASRGESWAHGADELYLRAGLTLPPASAYGSFDQVENGVGSVRWLQQRVAEGTRNGALSGWNNRRIAVVTGRSMGPLMPMVIAPLAEATGADFTLIPVTNDLFGASVTTAGLLPGSAMAEALRGLSGYDLALLPGESVNDNGLFIDSLSVDAVAAGLPMPVRLSRTFVDALTEPLAA; encoded by the coding sequence TTGGCGCATGCAGACGACCCCGGTTCCCTCCCGTTGATCAAGGTCACATCCATCGAACACGGCTCGATCGGTGAAGCGATCGGGCTCCTTCCCGACTCCGAACTGCTCACCGTCGACGGCCAGGAGCTCGAGGACTTTCTCGACTGGGAATTCCTGACGTCAGAGGAGGAGTTCTCGCTCGTCTACCGCAATCCCGGCGCGGCCGACGAATTCGAGGTCGAGGTGTCACGCCCGATCGAGGAGCGTCTCGGCGTCGACGTCGAGGCGGCGCGAATCCGGCGATGCGCCAACCGGTGCGATTTCTGCTTCGTGGAAGGGAATCCCGACGGTGTGCGCGACGTGCTGTACATCCGCGACGACGACTACCGACTGTCGTTCCGTTACGGAAACTTCGCGACGCTTACCAACTTGAAGGACCACGACACCGACCGGATCATCCGGTATCGGCTGTCGCCGCTGTATGTGTCGGTCCATGCCACCGATCCGCAGGTCCGTCGCTGGGTGCTCCGCAACCCGCAGGCGCCGGAGATCATTCCGCAGCTGCGCCATTTCGCCGACCACGGCATCGAATTCCACACCCAGATCGTGATGTCGCCGGGCGTCAACGACGGAGTGGCACTGCAGCAGACGCTCGATGAGCTGTGGCAGTTTGGCCCGGCGGTCCTGTCAGTGTCGGTCGTCCCGGTCGGCCTGACCGAGTTCAGCAAGCACCATCTGGTGCGCGAGCCGACGGAAGCTGAGTGTCGCGCCGCGGTGGTACTCGTCGAAGCCGCTGCCGACCGTGCCCGTGCGAGCCGCGGCGAATCGTGGGCTCACGGGGCCGATGAACTCTACCTCCGCGCTGGATTGACCCTTCCACCCGCGTCCGCCTACGGGTCATTCGACCAGGTTGAGAACGGCGTCGGGTCGGTGCGCTGGCTGCAGCAGCGTGTGGCAGAGGGCACGAGAAACGGCGCGCTGAGCGGGTGGAACAATCGCCGGATCGCCGTTGTGACCGGCAGATCGATGGGGCCGTTGATGCCGATGGTCATCGCGCCGCTCGCTGAAGCGACCGGTGCTGATTTCACCCTGATCCCGGTGACGAACGACCTCTTTGGCGCGAGCGTGACTACGGCCGGACTCCTGCCCGGGTCAGCAATGGCCGAAGCGCTGCGCGGATTGAGCGGATATGACCTCGCGCTCCTGCCCGGAGAATCGGTGAACGACAACGGCCTTTTCATCGACTCGCTCTCTGTCGATGCCGTTGCCGCCGGCCTCCCGATGCCGGTACGGCTCTCGCGCACTTTCGTCGATGCGCTCACCGAGCCGCTCGCCGCATGA
- a CDS encoding Gfo/Idh/MocA family oxidoreductase — MKQGVVIGAGGVARLAHLPGYTRDPGLAERLHIVGAVDPVVTTADLQGLPVFPSLDAAQSMLSLDFVDICTPTSTHEPLILDALGRGLHVLCEKPVAIAPASAHTLTAAARAANRVLFPCHQYRQNPAWRALRRWIESGEIGRWHLAEFHVYRGEADRGTAAAGVPWRARSSVSLGGVLLDHGTHLLYLLRDVAGMPRTVQAHLSRLAHPEYEVEDTAHLLLDYGDRAGTLTLTWAGQGRENRIRFIGETGMVEWVGGILRLVRSDGSVETADFAAQLDKREYAVWMSRLLNDFADAIDHGCNDRGLHEIEEVAILLDAAYRSSAEGRRITTG; from the coding sequence GTGAAGCAGGGCGTTGTGATCGGCGCGGGGGGCGTTGCGCGCCTCGCCCACCTGCCGGGCTATACCCGCGATCCGGGATTGGCCGAGCGACTGCACATCGTCGGCGCAGTCGATCCGGTGGTCACGACGGCGGACCTCCAGGGGCTCCCCGTCTTCCCCAGCCTCGATGCCGCGCAGAGCATGCTGTCGCTCGATTTCGTCGATATCTGCACGCCGACCTCGACCCACGAGCCGTTGATCCTTGACGCCCTCGGTCGCGGTCTTCACGTGCTCTGCGAGAAGCCTGTCGCGATTGCTCCCGCCTCGGCGCACACGCTGACCGCAGCCGCCCGCGCGGCGAATCGGGTCCTCTTCCCGTGTCACCAGTATCGACAGAACCCGGCATGGCGCGCGCTGCGCCGGTGGATCGAGAGCGGAGAGATCGGCCGCTGGCATCTCGCCGAATTTCACGTCTATCGCGGTGAGGCCGATCGGGGTACCGCGGCGGCGGGCGTGCCCTGGCGTGCCCGAAGCAGCGTCTCGCTCGGCGGCGTCCTCCTCGACCACGGGACGCATCTCCTCTACCTCCTCCGTGACGTCGCCGGGATGCCGCGCACGGTGCAGGCGCATCTCTCCCGGCTGGCGCATCCCGAATACGAAGTGGAAGACACCGCGCATCTCCTGCTCGACTACGGCGACCGTGCCGGAACGCTCACGCTGACATGGGCCGGCCAGGGGCGGGAGAACCGGATCCGTTTCATCGGTGAGACGGGAATGGTCGAGTGGGTGGGCGGGATCCTTCGCCTGGTGCGCAGTGACGGCTCGGTCGAGACCGCCGACTTTGCTGCGCAACTCGACAAACGCGAGTATGCTGTATGGATGAGTCGCCTGCTGAACGACTTCGCCGACGCAATCGATCACGGATGCAATGATCGCGGGCTGCACGAGATCGAGGAGGTCGCCATCCTGCTCGATGCGGCGTACCGGTCATCTGCCGAAGGCCGCCGGATCACCACCGGATGA
- a CDS encoding NAD(P)H-dependent glycerol-3-phosphate dehydrogenase, with amino-acid sequence MTTVAVLGAGGWGTVLADLLARKGCTVQLWAFEPDVARGISTRHENETFLPGIALHPSLTATNDLRAAVRGADVICCATPSHVARTVLAEIAPHVADGTPLVSATKGIETDTLMLMGDVSATTIPHATFVALSGPSFAEEVQAGQPTAVVAASQDARVAAEIQQLFATRTFRVYSSDDVTGVTLGGSLKNAIAIAAGILDGLGMGNNPRAALLTRALAEIARLGEALGARPATFAGLAGMGDLLLTCTGALSRNRQLGIALAGGTSLDTYRGTHRTVVEGVNTALAATRLAQRHCVDLPIIGQVSAVLFDGVSPRDSIQLLMERTLKAEQWG; translated from the coding sequence GTGACGACCGTTGCTGTCCTCGGCGCCGGAGGCTGGGGGACGGTCCTCGCTGATCTGCTGGCGCGGAAGGGGTGCACCGTCCAGCTCTGGGCATTTGAACCCGACGTCGCCCGCGGTATCAGCACGCGCCATGAGAACGAGACGTTCCTTCCGGGGATCGCGTTGCATCCGTCGCTCACGGCAACCAATGACCTCCGCGCGGCTGTGCGAGGTGCTGACGTCATCTGCTGCGCCACGCCAAGCCATGTTGCCCGGACCGTCCTCGCGGAGATCGCTCCGCACGTTGCCGACGGCACGCCGCTGGTCTCCGCCACGAAGGGGATCGAGACCGACACGTTGATGCTGATGGGCGACGTGTCCGCGACGACGATCCCGCACGCGACGTTCGTGGCGCTGTCAGGACCGAGCTTTGCCGAAGAGGTACAGGCGGGGCAACCGACCGCCGTGGTCGCTGCATCGCAGGACGCTCGCGTCGCAGCCGAGATCCAGCAGCTGTTCGCGACGCGAACGTTCCGGGTGTATTCCAGTGACGATGTCACCGGCGTGACGCTTGGCGGGTCGCTCAAGAATGCCATCGCAATCGCCGCCGGCATTCTCGACGGCCTCGGGATGGGAAACAATCCGCGTGCCGCGCTCCTCACCCGCGCGTTGGCCGAGATCGCGCGGCTTGGCGAAGCGCTCGGCGCGCGACCGGCGACGTTCGCCGGGCTCGCCGGGATGGGGGATCTTCTCCTGACGTGTACCGGGGCACTCTCCCGGAACCGTCAGCTCGGGATCGCGCTTGCCGGCGGCACGTCGCTCGATACCTATCGCGGCACGCATCGCACGGTGGTCGAAGGGGTCAACACGGCGCTCGCGGCGACCCGATTGGCGCAGCGGCATTGCGTCGACCTGCCCATCATCGGCCAGGTCTCAGCGGTGCTGTTCGACGGGGTGTCGCCGCGCGATTCGATTCAACTCCTGATGGAACGAACTCTCAAGGCGGAACAATGGGGATGA
- a CDS encoding tetratricopeptide repeat protein, with protein MQKMTVATLASLVVAAAPLSAQTVYNLRVRQAMHPHGRYEPPICPLKGGDFRSSSAGLYLKTSAEGMQDDNSGGARSEVDSKKYVDIVGRAVKSASDAVQANQNNAAGWYYLGRADLQLGDVRGADSALTKLEALSPDCSAAIKAMRQQAWVPLVNPSSEFIRTGQTDSSLAVLRDALTIARYYPQGYYNLGATFVRTKQYDSALYYFQIAVEKSKADSQFAKTGQDATYNIATLYQQTNDYPHAIEWLKKYLALDPNNADAKRSLAATLRASGNTAEAAQYESQLMSSGSLTVPELAGMGVRAFQGKDYAGAADAFQKILVIEPFNHDALYNLANSYLAMNDGKNLIGVSEKLIAIDPMGISNVKLLANGYRLTADTNKWVAAATQLQGMTVGVSIEKFIPNKDGATLTGSATGNAAVNSSDKTIPPAAMTLVFEFLDNKGAVVTSQEVALPALQPNAKQDINVTATGAGIVAWRYHKK; from the coding sequence ATGCAGAAGATGACGGTCGCCACCCTGGCGAGCCTGGTAGTGGCAGCAGCGCCGCTCAGCGCGCAAACGGTATACAACCTTCGGGTCCGTCAGGCGATGCATCCGCATGGGCGGTACGAGCCGCCGATCTGTCCGCTCAAGGGCGGAGATTTCCGCAGCAGCAGCGCGGGACTCTATCTCAAGACCTCGGCCGAGGGGATGCAGGACGACAACTCCGGCGGTGCCCGCAGCGAGGTCGATTCCAAGAAGTACGTCGATATCGTCGGCAGGGCGGTGAAGTCCGCCTCTGATGCCGTGCAGGCCAATCAGAACAACGCCGCCGGCTGGTACTATCTCGGCCGCGCAGACCTGCAGCTCGGTGATGTACGCGGCGCCGATTCGGCGTTGACCAAACTCGAGGCGCTCTCGCCCGATTGCTCCGCCGCGATCAAGGCAATGCGCCAGCAGGCATGGGTCCCACTGGTCAATCCGAGTTCGGAGTTCATCCGGACCGGTCAGACCGATTCCTCGCTCGCCGTCCTGCGTGACGCGTTGACCATTGCACGCTACTACCCGCAGGGGTATTACAACCTCGGCGCGACATTTGTCCGCACCAAGCAGTACGACAGCGCGCTCTACTACTTCCAGATCGCGGTGGAGAAATCGAAGGCCGATTCGCAGTTCGCGAAGACCGGCCAGGATGCGACGTACAACATCGCCACGTTGTATCAGCAGACAAACGACTACCCGCATGCCATCGAGTGGCTGAAGAAGTACCTCGCTCTCGATCCCAACAACGCCGACGCCAAGCGTTCGCTCGCGGCGACATTGCGTGCGAGCGGGAATACTGCCGAGGCAGCCCAGTACGAATCGCAGCTGATGTCGTCGGGGTCGCTGACCGTCCCCGAGCTGGCAGGGATGGGAGTCCGAGCGTTCCAGGGGAAGGATTACGCCGGGGCCGCCGATGCATTCCAGAAGATCCTGGTAATCGAGCCATTCAATCATGATGCCCTGTACAACCTGGCGAATTCGTACCTTGCGATGAACGATGGAAAGAATCTCATCGGTGTATCGGAGAAGTTGATCGCGATCGATCCGATGGGAATTTCCAACGTCAAGCTGCTCGCCAACGGATATCGGTTGACGGCGGACACGAACAAGTGGGTCGCCGCCGCGACGCAGTTGCAGGGGATGACGGTCGGCGTGTCGATCGAGAAATTCATCCCGAACAAGGACGGCGCCACGTTGACTGGTTCTGCCACCGGCAATGCCGCGGTCAATTCGAGCGACAAGACCATTCCGCCGGCGGCGATGACGCTGGTCTTCGAATTCCTCGACAACAAGGGTGCGGTGGTGACGTCGCAAGAGGTCGCATTGCCGGCGCTGCAGCCCAACGCCAAGCAGGATATCAATGTCACCGCCACCGGGGCGGGGATCGTCGCCTGGCGGTACCACAAGAAGTAG
- a CDS encoding mechanosensitive ion channel domain-containing protein, with the protein MTHRKPAALVLGALALIALIAMLATWSWGDVRQRVRSLGSAARRNGTAVDTRPLEAAQQLEQLAQTRTERSYAAEALRLGDYSVDFAFAAAIRQAANAPTPSTPETRAVMARLTGASAALDSTRGLIKVLTARLASGPAGACDATQQQLDEAQAQLELQQDEIDDARQDLIRAGGDRLAAIQRVRDQHDSAQHHPATATEAASATPQATSVELTRSSNLLDQAAAWLSLESKLKLLRQARQSALDRVTAFSLAHDTLEKQVAAERGAQRILHPQGRNAGTVALTGGAKPADSGARRASPSAASPSIATDSAVGDTRLVFLKDLATDQKDLSDLDRRVENEQDLAAVYASWIDYVTIRQQSFVHGGFVAAFWALLIALIIVVANRGVRRAVAGMAQTNRTLHTLGTVALFTAQAIGILVIALVIFGIPSNFATVIALTGAGLALALQDFIVGFFGWFVLMGKDGMRVGDWVEINGVSGEVLDVGVFQTVLLETSDGSGAADPTGRKVSFVNSFAIEGHYFNFSTSGQWLWDELEVDVPTGMDPYTIAEEIQRVAAEETAANAAEAETDWQSAIHAPGKRPFSAAPAVSVRPAGGGVTVQVRYLTKITERQATRATMYRAMIELLRGKPIESRP; encoded by the coding sequence GTGACTCACCGCAAACCTGCTGCGCTCGTTCTTGGCGCCCTGGCCCTGATTGCCCTGATCGCCATGCTGGCGACCTGGAGCTGGGGCGATGTCCGTCAACGGGTTCGTTCCCTCGGCTCGGCTGCCCGTCGAAACGGCACCGCGGTCGACACCCGCCCGCTCGAGGCTGCCCAGCAGCTGGAGCAGCTGGCCCAGACCAGGACCGAGCGCAGCTATGCGGCCGAAGCGCTCCGGTTGGGCGATTACTCGGTCGACTTTGCCTTTGCCGCCGCGATCAGGCAGGCCGCCAACGCGCCGACGCCCTCCACACCGGAGACTCGCGCGGTGATGGCCCGTCTGACCGGCGCGTCGGCCGCGCTCGATTCGACGCGCGGCCTGATCAAGGTGCTGACGGCTCGGTTGGCTTCCGGCCCTGCCGGCGCCTGCGACGCCACGCAGCAGCAACTGGACGAAGCGCAGGCGCAGCTCGAACTCCAGCAGGATGAGATCGACGACGCGCGCCAGGACCTGATCCGAGCTGGAGGCGATCGCCTCGCGGCGATCCAGCGGGTCCGCGATCAGCATGACTCGGCGCAGCATCATCCCGCTACGGCAACGGAGGCTGCCTCCGCAACGCCGCAAGCGACGTCAGTCGAACTGACCCGTTCGTCGAATCTCCTCGATCAGGCAGCGGCGTGGCTCTCGCTCGAATCGAAGCTCAAGCTCCTGCGGCAGGCGCGGCAATCGGCGCTCGATCGCGTGACCGCGTTCTCCCTGGCCCACGACACGCTGGAAAAGCAGGTTGCCGCGGAGCGAGGCGCGCAGCGAATTCTCCATCCACAGGGTCGCAATGCCGGCACTGTAGCGCTCACCGGCGGAGCGAAGCCAGCCGATAGCGGCGCCCGCCGTGCGTCCCCGTCCGCGGCATCACCGTCCATCGCAACGGATTCTGCCGTCGGCGACACGCGGCTCGTCTTTCTCAAGGACCTCGCCACCGACCAGAAGGATCTCTCCGATCTCGATCGTCGCGTCGAAAACGAGCAGGACCTCGCAGCCGTGTATGCCAGCTGGATCGACTATGTGACGATCCGGCAGCAGAGCTTTGTCCACGGCGGATTCGTCGCCGCGTTCTGGGCGCTGCTGATCGCGCTGATCATCGTCGTCGCCAATCGCGGCGTGCGTCGGGCCGTCGCCGGAATGGCCCAGACCAATCGGACACTGCACACCCTCGGCACGGTGGCGCTTTTCACGGCGCAGGCGATCGGCATTCTGGTGATTGCGCTCGTCATCTTCGGGATTCCGAGCAACTTCGCGACGGTGATCGCATTGACAGGCGCGGGACTGGCGCTCGCGCTCCAGGATTTCATCGTCGGATTCTTCGGCTGGTTCGTCCTGATGGGAAAGGACGGGATGCGTGTCGGCGACTGGGTGGAAATCAACGGAGTGAGCGGCGAAGTGCTCGACGTCGGCGTCTTCCAGACCGTCCTGCTCGAGACCAGCGATGGTTCGGGCGCCGCCGATCCGACCGGCCGAAAGGTCTCGTTCGTCAACAGCTTTGCCATCGAGGGCCACTACTTCAATTTCTCGACGTCTGGCCAATGGCTCTGGGATGAGCTCGAAGTCGACGTGCCGACGGGGATGGATCCGTACACGATTGCCGAGGAGATTCAACGCGTCGCCGCGGAGGAGACCGCCGCCAATGCGGCCGAGGCAGAAACCGACTGGCAGAGCGCGATTCACGCCCCGGGGAAGCGGCCGTTCTCTGCGGCGCCGGCGGTCAGCGTGCGCCCCGCAGGGGGCGGCGTCACGGTCCAGGTGCGCTATCTCACCAAGATCACCGAACGCCAGGCCACACGCGCCACGATGTATCGCGCAATGATCGAACTACTGCGCGGCAAACCGATCGAGTCACGACCGTAG